A region of Catenibacterium mitsuokai DNA encodes the following proteins:
- a CDS encoding DUF2500 family protein, translated as MGIVFVCLVIVGMICIVDANTIICWFKNNRALVHIIGASILTKEVNENKYYVCFGLEDGRIKRLLVDYYVYLSLTEGEKGILTYQGTRFIRYERGGE; from the coding sequence ATGGGAATCGTATTTGTTTGTCTTGTTATAGTAGGTATGATCTGTATTGTTGACGCCAATACAATTATATGCTGGTTCAAGAATAATCGTGCACTAGTCCATATAATAGGGGCAAGTATACTTACAAAAGAAGTGAATGAAAATAAGTATTATGTCTGTTTTGGATTAGAAGATGGCAGAATAAAAAGATTACTTGTTGATTATTATGTCTATTTATCTCTTACAGAAGGAGAAAAAGGCATATTGACTTATCAAGGAACAAGATTTATTAGATATGAAAGAGGTGGAGAATAA
- the rpiA gene encoding ribose 5-phosphate isomerase A yields the protein MKKRSAKAALELIEDGMIVGLGGGETIGYLVEYLSHSHKDVKVVTPSFATEQVCIQSGLELLPLWSVNHVDLSFDGCDEVDQDMNALKSGGAIQTREKLIASMSDRYILLLDESKYFVTLPFLHDITCEVLKEAYSYVSRKIKEMGGKLILRPNKSKAGPVISDDGHFIVDVHFDTIENIKELNNKLNNIEGLIATSLFVGLVTDLIISNKEETYRIGGK from the coding sequence ATGAAGAAAAGAAGTGCAAAAGCCGCTTTAGAACTTATTGAAGATGGTATGATTGTTGGTCTTGGTGGTGGAGAAACAATTGGCTATCTTGTTGAATATTTAAGTCATTCTCATAAAGATGTCAAGGTTGTAACACCTTCGTTTGCGACAGAACAGGTTTGCATTCAATCTGGACTTGAACTATTACCACTCTGGTCAGTCAATCATGTTGATTTATCTTTTGATGGCTGTGATGAAGTGGATCAGGATATGAATGCATTAAAATCAGGTGGGGCTATTCAGACAAGAGAGAAATTGATTGCCTCTATGAGTGATCGTTATATTTTATTGCTTGATGAATCAAAGTATTTTGTTACTTTACCATTTTTACATGATATTACATGTGAAGTGCTCAAAGAAGCTTATAGTTATGTATCAAGAAAAATTAAAGAAATGGGTGGAAAACTTATTTTAAGACCAAATAAGAGTAAAGCAGGACCGGTCATAAGTGATGATGGACATTTTATTGTAGATGTACATTTTGATACAATAGAAAATATAAAAGAATTAAATAATAAACTTAATAATATTGAAGGACTTATTGCGACTTCTCTATTTGTAGGATTAGTGACTGATCTTATTATTTCTAATAAAGAAGAAACATACAGAATAGGAGGAAAATAA
- a CDS encoding Gfo/Idh/MocA family protein — MYNWGIIGTGWIAHEMGEALNRMNHGIYGVVSGRYENALSYQKEFDVRHVYHTIDDMLEDSHIDIVYIATPHNLHYEEMMKALEAGKHVFVEKSITVNDNQLEEAISLAERKGLVIMDGVTLFHMPVFKKVKEIVESGSLGPVKMIQVNFGSCKEYDINNRFFSKELAGGALLDIGVYAVSFARYFMSESPKQILSTVNLFETGVDETSGIILNNSKEMAVISLTMRAKQPKRGLIACENGYIEIYNYPRGDQAVITYTSDGHSETIKNGETKDALFYEIEDMEDYVSNKYSKTLEITSDVMKILTKIRKQWGMIYPFE, encoded by the coding sequence ATGTATAACTGGGGGATTATTGGAACTGGATGGATTGCCCATGAAATGGGTGAAGCATTAAATAGAATGAATCATGGTATTTATGGGGTTGTTTCAGGGCGTTATGAGAATGCATTATCTTATCAGAAAGAATTTGATGTCAGACATGTCTATCATACAATAGATGATATGTTAGAAGATTCTCATATAGATATTGTATATATTGCGACACCTCATAATTTACATTATGAAGAGATGATGAAAGCATTAGAAGCAGGTAAACATGTTTTTGTAGAAAAGTCTATTACAGTTAATGATAATCAATTAGAAGAAGCAATCTCTTTGGCTGAAAGGAAAGGCTTAGTTATTATGGATGGTGTGACACTTTTCCATATGCCAGTTTTTAAAAAGGTGAAAGAGATTGTGGAGAGTGGTTCTTTAGGACCAGTGAAGATGATTCAGGTCAACTTTGGAAGCTGCAAGGAATATGATATCAATAATCGTTTCTTTTCTAAGGAACTTGCAGGTGGTGCATTACTTGATATTGGTGTTTATGCAGTCAGCTTTGCCCGTTATTTTATGTCAGAAAGTCCAAAGCAGATTCTTTCGACTGTTAATCTGTTTGAAACAGGTGTCGATGAAACATCAGGTATTATTTTAAATAATTCCAAGGAAATGGCTGTCATCTCTCTTACAATGCGTGCAAAACAGCCTAAACGTGGTCTTATTGCCTGTGAAAATGGATATATTGAAATCTATAACTATCCTAGAGGAGACCAGGCAGTGATTACTTATACCTCTGACGGACATAGCGAAACAATTAAAAATGGAGAAACAAAAGACGCTTTATTTTACGAAATTGAAGATATGGAGGATTATGTAAGTAATAAATATAGTAAAACATTAGAAATTACAAGTGATGTCATGAAAATACTTACTAAAATCAGAAAACAATGGGGCATGATTTATCCATTTGAATAA
- a CDS encoding LytR/AlgR family response regulator transcription factor, whose amino-acid sequence MRKKVIQDLIETSREIIRAFWHKDVNLLSHYLDNDVFYCGADPSQYYSSKNELMNYLYSVMNDSLKSELTHIDFQCVFNQQNTCIIVGRFFLMTDMNSLEMIHEQQRCTLVWSIEKEKEGRIVYLNTPDRLGQLEDGELFPHKMGSSTYHYYKDMVKKLMEPDKTILVNDKNKHTCLIPLKDIYYVMAFQHNTVLYTNKGEITSTVSFNKMEELLGTQFFKIHRSYTINRDYIRLFGPDYVELTNGDKVPMTKRNRTQLINSLMKCTNVQSGIDEDEKEAVTNR is encoded by the coding sequence ATGAGAAAAAAAGTGATACAAGATTTAATTGAAACAAGTAGAGAAATTATTAGAGCTTTCTGGCATAAAGATGTGAATCTTTTAAGCCATTATCTAGACAATGATGTTTTTTATTGTGGTGCTGATCCAAGTCAATATTATTCAAGCAAGAATGAGCTAATGAATTATTTATATTCTGTAATGAATGATAGTTTAAAAAGTGAATTGACACATATTGATTTTCAATGCGTTTTTAATCAGCAGAACACATGTATTATTGTCGGTCGCTTTTTTCTTATGACAGATATGAATTCATTAGAAATGATTCATGAACAACAAAGATGTACACTCGTCTGGTCTATTGAAAAAGAAAAGGAAGGACGTATTGTTTATTTAAATACACCAGATCGTTTAGGACAGTTAGAAGACGGAGAGTTATTCCCTCATAAGATGGGCTCTAGTACATATCATTACTATAAGGATATGGTCAAAAAGCTTATGGAGCCAGATAAAACAATTTTAGTGAATGATAAGAACAAGCATACATGTTTGATTCCTTTAAAAGATATTTATTATGTCATGGCATTCCAGCATAATACAGTACTTTATACAAATAAAGGTGAAATTACTTCAACAGTCTCTTTTAATAAAATGGAAGAATTACTTGGTACACAGTTCTTCAAGATTCATAGAAGTTATACTATTAACAGAGATTATATTCGTTTATTTGGGCCTGATTATGTAGAACTTACAAATGGAGATAAGGTACCAATGACAAAACGTAATCGTACACAATTAATTAATTCATTAATGAAGTGTACAAATGTTCAATCAGGTATTGATGAAGATGAAAAAGAGGCTGTAACGAATAGATAG
- a CDS encoding IS1182 family transposase — protein MKTYQQDYTAYQTYALLDFNISFEKDIPADDISRTVIEVTERIDINKFVDFTHRNSHGYDGLMMLRLLLLAFADNGYASTRKLAELCRTDIRYMFIAQNQKPSHQAFQRFIHDDLIMSVEEIFYEMNRIMEDELPIDTDILCIDGTKYEANANKNTFIWRKNTVRHRERQWKKCNDTIKRINKFFKEQNINCRYSILREPNIDYLLRVTDKIEIYMKDNGIEFVHGKGCRKSEIQKLYDELAKEAMKLFEYALHFDMLGDRNSCSKTDPDATFMHMKYDYYNHTNVFKPGYNVQVGVSDGFIRNIYVSSDCSDIQTYIPFMEKYKLMYGKLPLKTPADAGYGSYDNYMYCRENGIELFMKYPGYYEESKKTNDKNRFRASHFERTEDGGYICPAGHEFEVDKVTTDTRGVYARNNIKLINHYCDGCPFRSRCTKSRIGRSINYCKELDEFHKEVRKNVTSEEGKKLMFKRDNEAEGTFGDLKENMGYDRLYRRGHDNVQMEIYLVSMGHNIRKYQKLKKRIKETEENQMKQVKEMLRLFIC, from the coding sequence ATGAAAACATACCAACAAGATTATACGGCATATCAGACATATGCGCTACTAGATTTTAATATTTCTTTTGAAAAAGATATACCTGCTGATGATATTTCAAGAACTGTGATTGAAGTTACGGAAAGGATAGATATAAACAAGTTTGTTGACTTCACTCATAGAAATTCTCATGGGTATGATGGTCTCATGATGCTCAGACTGCTTCTGCTTGCTTTTGCGGATAATGGTTATGCATCTACAAGAAAGCTTGCAGAACTATGCAGAACTGACATCAGATATATGTTCATCGCACAGAATCAGAAGCCTTCTCATCAGGCATTTCAGAGATTCATCCATGATGATCTCATTATGTCCGTTGAAGAGATATTCTATGAAATGAATAGAATCATGGAGGATGAACTTCCTATCGATACAGATATATTATGCATTGACGGTACTAAGTATGAAGCCAATGCCAACAAGAACACATTCATATGGAGAAAAAATACTGTCAGACATAGGGAAAGACAGTGGAAGAAGTGTAATGATACTATCAAGAGAATCAATAAGTTCTTTAAGGAACAGAATATCAACTGCAGATACTCCATTCTTAGAGAGCCTAATATTGATTATCTATTGAGAGTTACAGATAAAATAGAGATTTACATGAAGGACAATGGAATAGAGTTCGTTCATGGAAAAGGATGCAGAAAGAGCGAGATTCAGAAGCTTTATGATGAGCTAGCGAAAGAAGCGATGAAACTTTTTGAATATGCACTGCATTTTGATATGCTTGGTGACAGAAACAGTTGTTCCAAGACAGACCCTGATGCAACATTCATGCACATGAAGTATGACTATTATAATCATACTAACGTTTTCAAGCCTGGATACAATGTCCAGGTAGGCGTGAGTGATGGCTTCATCAGAAACATTTACGTAAGCAGTGACTGTTCTGATATTCAGACATATATTCCCTTCATGGAGAAGTATAAGCTTATGTATGGCAAGCTTCCTTTAAAGACACCTGCTGATGCAGGTTATGGTAGCTATGATAACTATATGTACTGCAGGGAAAACGGTATTGAGCTGTTTATGAAGTATCCAGGATATTATGAAGAATCGAAGAAGACAAATGATAAGAATAGATTCAGAGCCTCTCATTTTGAGAGAACAGAAGATGGCGGGTATATATGCCCTGCTGGTCATGAGTTTGAGGTGGATAAGGTAACTACTGATACAAGGGGCGTATATGCACGTAATAATATAAAACTAATAAATCATTACTGTGATGGTTGTCCATTCAGATCAAGATGCACTAAATCCAGAATTGGAAGAAGCATAAACTACTGCAAGGAACTTGATGAATTTCATAAGGAAGTAAGAAAAAATGTCACAAGTGAAGAAGGAAAGAAACTCATGTTCAAGAGAGATAATGAAGCAGAAGGAACTTTTGGTGATCTTAAGGAGAATATGGGTTATGACAGACTCTACAGAAGAGGACATGACAATGTTCAGATGGAGATCTACCTTGTTTCAATGGGGCATAATATCAGGAAATATCAGAAACTGAAGAAAAGAATCAAGGAAACAGAAGAAAACCAGATGAAACAGGTCAAGGAGATGCTCAGATTGTTTATCTGCTGA
- a CDS encoding trimeric intracellular cation channel family protein has product MNATFNLIMDIVGTIAFAISGVMVASKKKMDLFGINILALCTAVGGGMVRDVLIGVTPPVMFKNPIFVIIALVTANLTILILYFHKKTTRKSIESLTTQLLFIFDTLGLAAFTMDGVNAGMAIHHGIFLPAFLGVMTGVGGGIIRDVLANELPQVCIKQIYASASIIGAIITCLFIKYGETNAAVVLGFIIVVLIRVLAAHYRWDLPTIDYCGDKNKRGCNG; this is encoded by the coding sequence ATGAATGCAACATTTAATTTAATCATGGATATTGTTGGCACTATTGCTTTCGCAATTTCTGGTGTGATGGTTGCTAGTAAAAAGAAGATGGATTTATTTGGAATTAATATTCTTGCACTATGTACTGCAGTAGGTGGAGGGATGGTAAGAGATGTACTGATTGGTGTTACTCCCCCTGTTATGTTTAAAAACCCAATCTTCGTAATTATTGCACTAGTTACTGCCAACTTAACTATTTTAATATTATATTTTCATAAGAAAACAACAAGAAAAAGTATTGAGTCTTTGACGACCCAATTATTATTTATCTTTGATACCCTAGGCCTTGCCGCTTTCACAATGGATGGTGTAAATGCGGGGATGGCTATTCATCATGGAATATTCCTTCCTGCCTTTCTAGGTGTTATGACAGGTGTAGGAGGAGGTATTATTCGTGATGTTCTCGCAAATGAACTCCCTCAGGTATGTATAAAACAGATCTATGCTTCCGCTTCAATCATTGGCGCAATCATTACATGTTTATTCATTAAATATGGGGAAACCAATGCTGCAGTTGTATTAGGCTTTATTATTGTTGTACTTATTAGAGTACTTGCAGCCCATTATCGATGGGATTTACCAACAATTGATTACTGTGGAGACAAAAACAAAAGAGGCTGTAACGGGTAA
- the rpsD gene encoding 30S ribosomal protein S4 produces the protein MARYTGPIWKKSRRLGFSVLENGKELNKRPYAPGQHGQKRHKSTEYGLQLAEKQKVRHMYGINEKQFHNTFDRASKMEGVTGANFLFLLESRLDNVVYRMGFATTRRAARQLVNHGHILLNGIKTDIPSCRVNPGDVITVKERSQQLDVIKTALEAQTHTPGFVEVDAEKRTGKFTRLPERSELNQEINEQLIVEYYNRLG, from the coding sequence ATGGCACGTTATACAGGCCCAATCTGGAAAAAGTCTAGAAGACTTGGTTTCTCAGTATTGGAAAACGGAAAAGAATTAAACAAGAGACCTTATGCTCCAGGTCAGCATGGTCAGAAGAGACACAAGAGCACTGAATATGGTCTTCAGTTAGCAGAAAAGCAGAAAGTAAGACATATGTATGGTATTAACGAAAAGCAGTTCCACAACACTTTCGACCGCGCTTCTAAGATGGAAGGTGTAACTGGTGCAAACTTCTTATTCTTACTTGAATCAAGATTAGACAACGTAGTTTATAGAATGGGATTTGCAACAACTCGTAGAGCAGCTAGACAGTTAGTAAACCATGGTCATATTTTATTAAACGGTATCAAGACTGATATCCCTTCATGTAGAGTAAATCCTGGTGACGTTATTACTGTTAAGGAAAGATCTCAGCAGTTAGATGTTATCAAGACAGCTTTAGAAGCTCAGACTCATACTCCTGGCTTCGTTGAAGTAGATGCTGAAAAGAGAACTGGTAAGTTCACTAGACTTCCTGAAAGATCTGAATTAAATCAGGAAATCAACGAACAGCTAATCGTCGAATACTATAACAGACTTGGTTAA
- a CDS encoding O-acetyl-ADP-ribose deacetylase has protein sequence MIKTIQGDITKVTDVEAIVNAANNLLLGGGGVDGAIHRAAGPELLKECRTLHGCETGEAKITKAYNLPCNYVIHTVGPIWCGGNHNEEELLAHCYYNSMKLAMDHGIKRIAFPSISTGIYHFPVDRAAKIAVKSVNEFIENNPDYFELVEWVLFDSHTASVYEAEVKKTK, from the coding sequence ATGATTAAAACAATTCAAGGTGATATCACAAAAGTAACCGACGTAGAGGCTATTGTGAATGCAGCCAATAATCTCCTACTAGGTGGAGGCGGTGTAGATGGAGCAATCCATCGTGCAGCAGGGCCAGAACTTCTTAAAGAGTGCAGGACTCTTCATGGATGTGAAACAGGAGAAGCAAAAATCACAAAAGCATATAATCTTCCTTGTAATTATGTGATTCACACTGTAGGTCCTATCTGGTGTGGTGGAAATCACAACGAAGAAGAATTACTTGCACACTGCTACTACAACTCTATGAAGCTGGCAATGGATCATGGTATCAAAAGAATCGCATTCCCTTCTATATCAACAGGTATTTATCATTTTCCTGTTGATAGAGCTGCAAAGATTGCAGTCAAGAGTGTAAATGAATTCATAGAGAATAACCCTGATTATTTTGAATTAGTAGAATGGGTGCTCTTTGATTCTCATACTGCGTCAGTATATGAAGCTGAAGTCAAAAAAACAAAATAA
- a CDS encoding tetratricopeptide repeat protein, whose amino-acid sequence MNSKELYRRLNDILSNISEEDYPEIYNIIENEMDFSDEEVYEDAYNIAGELHEADGTKILPECVADFIIDVYTDELNSGNVNAACDIGALYYTGRAGEQNYKKAVEYYTIAADGGCRQAQENLGYCFYYGRDMPVDYKKAFHYFALGAFDGHLCSLYKIGDMYRNGYYVDKNEVEAFRIYMHCAQGLNEDNIHLVGADIMMRLGDCFFKGIGTEVDNKQALKYYQLAEQMYYERLESGDFLIKNCYKHVLKNQEEARQKLNEVLPGYEWTK is encoded by the coding sequence ATGAACAGTAAAGAATTATATAGAAGACTTAATGATATACTCTCAAATATATCAGAAGAGGATTATCCAGAAATCTATAATATCATAGAAAATGAAATGGACTTTTCAGATGAAGAAGTCTATGAAGATGCTTATAATATCGCAGGAGAATTACATGAAGCAGATGGCACAAAGATTCTTCCTGAATGTGTCGCTGATTTTATCATAGATGTCTATACTGATGAACTTAATTCAGGAAATGTGAATGCAGCATGTGATATTGGAGCACTCTATTATACAGGTCGTGCTGGTGAGCAGAATTATAAAAAAGCTGTTGAGTATTATACAATTGCAGCAGATGGAGGATGTCGTCAGGCGCAGGAAAATTTAGGATATTGTTTTTACTATGGTAGAGATATGCCTGTAGATTATAAGAAAGCATTTCATTATTTCGCATTAGGGGCCTTTGATGGACATCTATGTTCACTCTATAAGATTGGTGATATGTATCGTAATGGTTATTATGTAGACAAAAATGAGGTAGAAGCATTCCGTATCTATATGCATTGTGCCCAAGGACTTAATGAAGATAATATTCATCTAGTAGGTGCTGATATTATGATGCGTCTAGGTGATTGTTTCTTTAAGGGCATTGGTACAGAAGTAGATAACAAGCAGGCCTTAAAATATTACCAGTTAGCTGAACAGATGTATTATGAAAGACTTGAATCAGGAGATTTTCTCATTAAAAACTGTTATAAGCATGTTTTAAAAAATCAAGAAGAGGCAAGACAAAAATTAAATGAAGTATTGCCTGGATATGAGTGGACAAAATAA
- a CDS encoding pyridoxamine 5'-phosphate oxidase family protein, with protein sequence MERIINFLKEADTYYLATVEGDQPRVRPFGTAHIFEGKLYIQTGKVKNVSKQIHANPKVEICAYKNGEWLRIAGELIEDDRKEPKQSMLDAYPSLKKMYSADDENTEVFYFKNATATFYSFTHEKETVNF encoded by the coding sequence ATGGAAAGAATAATTAATTTTTTGAAAGAAGCAGATACTTATTACCTAGCAACAGTTGAAGGTGATCAGCCAAGAGTAAGACCTTTTGGAACAGCACATATATTTGAGGGAAAGCTCTATATTCAAACAGGGAAGGTAAAGAATGTATCAAAACAGATTCATGCAAATCCAAAGGTAGAAATTTGTGCATACAAGAATGGTGAATGGCTACGTATTGCAGGAGAACTTATAGAAGATGACCGAAAAGAACCAAAACAATCCATGCTTGATGCTTATCCATCTTTAAAGAAAATGTATTCAGCCGATGATGAAAATACAGAAGTATTCTATTTTAAGAATGCGACTGCGACTTTCTATTCATTTACACATGAAAAAGAAACAGTCAACTTCTAG
- a CDS encoding MATE family efflux transporter, translating into MNESTDLIHGKIWKAILWFSIPMLVGNLFQQLYNTVDSYVVGNFVSSGALAAVGQSTPIINTLVGFFTGLATGAGVVIAQYFGGNHLNKMKKAIHTSIALTLILCVLFTILGIGLSRQILILIGSPDSVMTPAALYLRIYFGGISFVCIYNMGSGILRAVGDSKTPLYYLIIASIINIILDFVFVLNFHMGVAGAGWATFIAQGISALLVIIKLVFSREIYKVEIKEISIDKPILKKIIEIGIPTALQQSIVSFSNVIVQSYINTFGANAVAGYTSYVKIDGFLQLPIQSFAMAITTFTGQNIGAHAIDRVKKGLRTTMAMTFGVTTIGVILIYVFGEQLVGIFSSDPEVIKYGYLMARVFAAGYLTLPVIQIISGALRGVGLSNIPMYFMVGTFVFLRQIYLVVAVPFTHNIAIVFAGWPVTWVICMIGLLIYYFRVHWLDHV; encoded by the coding sequence ATGAATGAAAGTACAGATTTAATACATGGTAAGATATGGAAAGCGATATTATGGTTTTCTATTCCTATGTTAGTCGGAAACTTATTCCAGCAGCTTTATAACACAGTGGACTCTTATGTAGTAGGTAACTTTGTAAGTTCAGGAGCTCTTGCAGCTGTTGGACAATCCACTCCAATCATTAATACTCTTGTTGGTTTCTTTACAGGACTTGCGACAGGCGCGGGAGTAGTCATTGCTCAATATTTTGGTGGTAATCATTTAAATAAGATGAAAAAAGCGATTCATACATCAATTGCCTTAACTCTTATTCTATGTGTATTATTTACTATTTTAGGTATAGGTTTATCACGTCAGATCTTAATTCTTATTGGTTCTCCTGATTCAGTCATGACACCTGCAGCTTTATATTTACGTATTTATTTTGGTGGTATTTCTTTTGTATGTATTTATAATATGGGCTCAGGTATATTACGTGCTGTAGGTGATTCTAAGACACCACTTTATTATTTGATTATTGCGTCTATTATTAATATTATTCTAGACTTTGTTTTTGTATTGAATTTTCATATGGGTGTTGCAGGCGCTGGATGGGCAACTTTTATTGCCCAGGGAATCAGTGCGCTGCTTGTTATAATAAAATTAGTATTCTCGAGAGAAATCTATAAAGTAGAGATTAAAGAGATTTCTATCGATAAGCCTATCTTGAAAAAGATTATTGAAATAGGAATCCCTACTGCTCTTCAGCAATCCATTGTATCTTTTAGTAACGTAATCGTTCAGTCTTATATCAATACTTTTGGCGCCAATGCAGTAGCTGGTTATACTTCTTATGTAAAGATTGATGGATTCCTACAATTACCAATTCAAAGCTTTGCAATGGCTATTACGACTTTTACTGGACAGAACATTGGTGCGCATGCCATAGATCGTGTCAAGAAAGGGCTTCGCACTACAATGGCTATGACCTTTGGAGTTACAACTATTGGTGTTATTTTGATTTATGTATTTGGTGAGCAGCTTGTAGGTATCTTCTCTAGTGATCCTGAAGTGATTAAATACGGTTATTTAATGGCCCGTGTCTTCGCAGCAGGATATCTCACATTGCCAGTTATTCAGATTATTTCTGGTGCACTTAGAGGTGTCGGGCTATCTAATATTCCAATGTATTTCATGGTAGGTACATTCGTCTTTTTGAGACAGATTTATCTTGTGGTAGCAGTTCCTTTTACTCATAACATCGCAATTGTATTTGCAGGATGGCCAGTTACATGGGTGATCTGTATGATTGGATTACTTATCTACTACTTCCGTGTACATTGGTTAGATCATGTATAA
- a CDS encoding septation ring formation regulator EzrA, with translation MDYLKELIQYIGVRNLVIFASILIVLIIFMIIYHSVKLKVYRQEILELENQITGIKTLPLQYRLGRVQSIAKNMPEVVEQYEEFTKDFEEITEFQKNELGVLVDEVDAALFYGKSHGVKKKLAMIQEMTQRYDRDAKALLARIEKVTEIENIQRIEIIRVKEKYRQVGNEYDKIRIKVEEFVPHALEMFKELDDDFVKLETLMNNQMFADAKKFTEEIENRIDSLHENLKDLPSYVYVVSDLLPSKINKVDELIASLEGDDYALEEMKVAARRQEVDEQMEESIVQVKNVDIKAAAEVLEPLTGLIEGLVIDLSKELDSYKQFKEKWRESYNELQRLTSMYQQTMKEYRRLITEFVIDEEEVVINKKHEEFIQIQNAANDLIEQMESGHFAYADMLEHVESLYERMMTHDAYLEEFEKQKDEIEKKNQEAEELIENINIVLLEIKSEIKNEHLPLVNDSYRDYIADSYNKVEEIKRFKAHKPVVLNELCAKVEGARDVIYKLYDNVHNMIVTAGMVEDAIVYANRYRSMFLEVNTELTKAEVLFRNGEYRNALQVAVDILERLEPGKYEELIKRKEIKSA, from the coding sequence ATGGATTATTTGAAGGAACTAATACAATATATAGGAGTAAGAAACCTAGTAATATTTGCCTCTATCCTCATTGTTTTGATTATTTTTATGATTATATATCATTCAGTGAAGTTAAAGGTATATCGTCAAGAAATCTTAGAATTAGAAAACCAGATTACTGGAATTAAAACACTGCCATTACAATATAGATTGGGTCGTGTGCAGTCCATTGCGAAAAATATGCCGGAAGTTGTTGAACAATATGAAGAGTTCACTAAGGATTTTGAAGAAATCACTGAATTCCAGAAGAATGAATTAGGTGTTCTAGTGGATGAGGTGGATGCTGCTTTATTTTATGGAAAGAGTCATGGCGTCAAAAAGAAACTGGCAATGATTCAGGAAATGACACAGCGTTATGATCGTGATGCAAAAGCTCTTCTTGCCCGCATTGAGAAGGTGACAGAAATAGAAAACATCCAGCGTATAGAAATCATCAGAGTAAAAGAAAAGTATCGTCAGGTAGGCAATGAATACGATAAGATTCGTATTAAAGTTGAAGAGTTTGTGCCACATGCCTTAGAGATGTTTAAAGAACTAGATGATGATTTTGTAAAGCTTGAAACATTAATGAATAATCAGATGTTTGCGGATGCTAAGAAGTTTACAGAAGAAATTGAAAATCGTATTGATAGTCTTCATGAAAATTTAAAGGATCTTCCTTCTTATGTTTATGTAGTATCTGATTTATTGCCAAGCAAGATCAATAAGGTGGATGAATTAATTGCTTCTTTAGAAGGTGATGATTATGCGCTTGAAGAAATGAAGGTTGCTGCACGCCGTCAGGAAGTGGATGAGCAGATGGAAGAATCCATTGTGCAGGTAAAGAATGTAGATATTAAGGCTGCAGCAGAAGTGCTTGAACCTTTAACTGGCCTTATTGAAGGATTAGTGATTGATTTAAGTAAAGAACTTGACTCATATAAGCAGTTCAAGGAAAAATGGAGAGAAAGCTATAATGAACTTCAGAGACTTACAAGTATGTATCAGCAGACCATGAAGGAATATCGTCGCTTGATTACTGAATTTGTGATTGATGAAGAAGAAGTTGTTATTAATAAGAAGCATGAAGAGTTTATACAGATTCAAAATGCCGCTAATGATCTTATTGAACAGATGGAGTCGGGTCATTTTGCATATGCAGATATGTTAGAACATGTTGAGAGTCTTTATGAAAGAATGATGACACATGATGCATATCTTGAAGAGTTTGAAAAGCAGAAAGATGAAATTGAAAAGAAGAATCAGGAAGCAGAAGAACTCATCGAAAACATCAATATTGTCTTATTGGAAATCAAGTCTGAAATCAAGAATGAACATCTTCCTCTTGTGAATGATTCTTATCGTGATTATATTGCTGACTCTTATAATAAAGTAGAAGAAATCAAGCGTTTTAAAGCCCATAAACCGGTTGTATTGAATGAACTATGTGCCAAGGTAGAAGGGGCGAGAGATGTGATCTATAAGCTTTATGATAATGTTCATAATATGATTGTGACAGCGGGTATGGTAGAAGATGCCATTGTCTATGCCAATCGTTATCGTTCAATGTTCTTAGAGGTCAATACAGAACTTACTAAGGCTGAAGTCTTATTTAGAAATGGTGAATATCGCAATGCATTACAGGTTGCAGTTGATATTCTAGAAAGACTTGAACCAGGAAAATATGAAGAACTCATCAAAAGAAAAGAAATTAAGTCCGCTTAG